ccatgtatggatgtgagagttggactgtgaagatgactgagcgctgaagaattgatacttttgaactctgatgctggagaagactctttcgagtctcttggactataagaggatccaaccagtccatcctaaaggagaccagtcctgggcgttcattggaaagaatgatgctggggctgaaactccaatactttggccatctcatgcaaacagttgactcattggaagagaccctgatgctgggagggattggggccaggatgagaaggggataacagaggattagatgcctggatggcatcactgactcgatgcacatgaatttgggtgaactctgggagttgttgatggacagggatgcctagcgtgctgtgattcatggggtcgcaaagagttggacacgactgaccgactgaactgaactgaactgataactccAATTTGTGATAAATCTTCACTGACTTTGAAATAGATATTTATGATAGCAGAATTGTTAAAAATGAGTTCCCTTGAAATGTAAAAGTTTGAGCATAGCTTTTTGAATTGGCTTTGTTTTTACACTATAGATGATGGGATTCATCACAGGAGGGATGAGCAAGTATACATTAGCAATGAGTGTGGGCACATAAGATGGAGCATGTTTTCCAAATCTGTGAACAAAAGACAGGCTGATCAAAGGGATGTAGAATATGGCCACAGCAGTGATATGAGAAATGCAGGTGCTGAAggccttcttcctctcctctggggATGCAATGTTGAGAACCGAGCGAATGATCAAGACATAGGAAAGCAGGATAAAGACAGAGTCCACCTCAGCAGTAGAGATAATTTCAGTTAGTCCAAATACACTATTGATCGTTGTGTCTGAACACGAGAGCTTCATCACATCAGGGTGGAAGCAGTAGGAGTGATGGAGCACATGACTATGGCAGAATGATAGACGTTTAAGAAGCAGGACTAGTGGTGTCAGAATGACTGTCCCCCTGGTGATGACTGCTAGACCAATCTGTGCAATCCTCGTGTGTGTTAGAATGGTAGCATATCTCAGGGGGTTAGAAATGGCCACAAAACGGTCAAAGGCCATAGCCAGGAGCACCGAAGATTTCATGAAGGTGAAGAGGTGAATGAAGAACATCTGTGATAAGCAAGCATTGAAGCTGATTTCCTGGGCATTGACCCAGAAGATTCCCAGTACTGTCACCAGTGTTGAGAAGCATAAGCCAATGTCGGCGGTGGACAACATGGACAGGAAGTAGTACATGGGCTGGTGGAGGCTTGGCTCAGTGAGGACTATGAACAGGATCAAAGTATTTCCAGAAAGAGCAGTCAAATAAAGGCAGCAGAATGGGATGGAGATCCAGGTGTGGGCCCATTCAAGTCCAGGGatgccagtcaagaggaaagtgGGCAAAGTGGAGTTATGGAAAATTGGCATTAATGTATGCAGGAGCGGAATTCTCTTGTTTGATCTTGactttctaaatttaaaatttatttttagtataagtTTACTATAAATTTAGTAAAGTTCACAAAACTTCAGAGTACAGCTAATTCTGGCATCTATATATACCTATGTAACCACTTCCATGATCAACTGATACATCCTTGCCACCAACCCAGAAGGCTTCCTAATGCTTCATCCTTACAATAGCTTCTCCTGAGGTAACCACTGTTCTGACTTCTAGCACTACAATTACTTCTCTCTGTTCCTGATCTTGATATAATAGAATCATGTAGTATATACTAATTGCATCTTGCTTCTTTCACCAATACTATGTCTGTGAAGTTCATCACTGAAATAAGATATTGAGtttaatttaatttcaatttaCTTAGCTAACTCTATTTGATGTTCATCACTTATTCTCTTAGACTCTTAccaatatttttattacatattttattcttcaaCTGGATTGTACACTTCTACTTGAGAATGGGAGTTAATCTTAATTCTGCTACATGAGAACAGGAGTGAATTTTAGCTAATCTTTGCTCCATGGAATTCATTGCTCATAGTAGATATTCAATATGTTTATGGTAAttggtttatattttatttgccttCCTGAAATACTCTATTTAACCATGAGCAGAACTTGGTCTGAGAAAACAATTGACTAATTTTGCCTTGGAATTTTAGAATTATTAAACTCAGATTATAAGTGAAAAGTCATTTTAACTTAGTAGGGAAACCTGTCTTTGTCAGGTTCCACATATACCTAAGACTCAATCCCAGATAACATCAGTTTATCCTGCCTCATTACATTTATTTACTAAAGTGAACTAGAGGGAAGATGCTTCAGGTCCTGTGAATCTGAAGCTTGATACTGTTTTTAATTTGTAACATTAAAATACTGCCTTGTTTACCATTATAGAGTCTGCCTTTGTTGTGCTAAAAATCAATAgggaaaaatctttttttgtgtcACGTATTCCCTGGTCCTTAATCTAGTCTTTTATCTCTTATAGGGTTGTTCAGGTATATAATATTGTGTGAATCTAAGATAGTGTTCTATATAATGTTATAGGTATTTTACAAAGATTATTTCATTTGAACCTATGATAAACTTGAGAGAGATATTTTTATTACagataaaacaaagagaaattcaGAGGTTATTATAAATTACTATAGGTCATAACATCTGGAAGAGATTACACTGAGAATCAGAAAATAAGACTTTAGAACTTGTGCTATTAAAAACTACACTATACTtcctaatgaaaaaataattataataataataatgataattactTACATTCCAACAGTAATATAATCCTCTATTAATAAATATGGCAACCATGTTAGAGATATCTATGTTTTCAAATCTCCTGTATAATATTTTAATGGTTCAGAGATGAAGCAACTGTATTTCTGGATTGCATATGTTTTGGAGGACAtgtagataaatttttttttttttcacagtttttcatttccttttccattttatttatgatGTTGTTGGTATATAGAGTTTTTGTTTAGATGTTGTCAGAGCTATCTTTTATTTATGGCTTcttatgtcatattttattttatttttttttatttttttttaatttttttatttttttttaaattttaaaatctttaattcttacatgcgttcccaaacatgaaaccccctcccacctccctccccacaacatctctctgggtcatccccatgcacctgccccaagcaagctgcaccctacgtcagacatggactggcgattcaattcttacatgacagtatacaagttagaattcccattctcccaaatcatcccaccctctccctctccctctgagtccaaaagtccgttatacacatctgtgtcttttttcctgtcttgcatacagggtcgtcattgccatcttcctaaattccatatatatgtgttagtatactgtattggtgtttttctttctggcttacttcactctgtataattggctccagtttcatccatctcatcagaactgattcaaatgaattctttttaacggctgagtaatactccattgtgtatatgtaccacagctttcttatccattcatctgctgatggacatctaggttgtttccatgtcctggctattataaacagtgctgcgatgaacattggggtacatgtgtctctttcaattctggtttcctccatgtgtatgcccagaagtgggattgctgggtcataaggtagttctatttgcaattttttaaggaatctccacactgttctccatagtggctgtactagtttgcattcccaccaacagtgtaggagggttcccttttctccacaccctctccagcatttattgcttgcagatttttggatcacagccattctgactggtgtgaagtggtacctcattgtggttttgatttgcatttctctaataatgagtgatgttgagcatcttttcatgtgtttgttagccatccgtatgtcttctttggagaaatgtctatttagttctttggcccattttttgattgggtcatttatttttctggaattgagctgcagaagttgcttgtatatttttgagattagttgtttgtcagttgtttcatttgctattattttctcccattcagaaggctgtcttttcaccttgcttatattttcctttgttgtacagaagcttttaattttaattagatcccatttgtttatttttgcttttatttccagaattctgggaggtggatcatagaggatcctgctgtgatttatgtctgagagtgttttgcctatgttctcctctaggagttttatagtttctgatcttacatttagatctttagaatgaaactagatcactttctaacaccgcacacaaaaataaactcaaaatggattagataAATTATTGAAACAATTTAGCAAACAATTTAGCAAAGAGGAAATTCTTAATCATAATATGGGATACATTAATTCAAATTAATCTATAGTGGACATAaatttattgtaaaaataaagttattgtccaaaatatattttgagcTCATTTAAGACTTCTGATTTTCCTTTAAAAGCCAGCCAAGATAATTTCCATTAAGTATATCCATTTTTGCACAATTTTG
This portion of the Capra hircus breed San Clemente chromosome 15, ASM170441v1, whole genome shotgun sequence genome encodes:
- the LOC102171727 gene encoding olfactory receptor 51F1-like, whose product is MNPRNTGGSCELEPTHTSLPEAIVCISSQLCINDATLTARITTDTMALLGAVNHLQKILDEDYLSNFSSTLPTFLLTGIPGLEWAHTWISIPFCCLYLTALSGNTLILFIVLTEPSLHQPMYYFLSMLSTADIGLCFSTLVTVLGIFWVNAQEISFNACLSQMFFIHLFTFMKSSVLLAMAFDRFVAISNPLRYATILTHTRIAQIGLAVITRGTVILTPLVLLLKRLSFCHSHVLHHSYCFHPDVMKLSCSDTTINSVFGLTEIISTAEVDSVFILLSYVLIIRSVLNIASPEERKKAFSTCISHITAVAIFYIPLISLSFVHRFGKHAPSYVPTLIANVYLLIPPVMNPIIYSVKTKPIQKAMLKLLHFKGTHF